In one window of Equus asinus isolate D_3611 breed Donkey chromosome 16, EquAss-T2T_v2, whole genome shotgun sequence DNA:
- the KCNA10 gene encoding potassium voltage-gated channel subfamily A member 10: MDARGWKEMEVALVNFDNSDEIQEEPDYATDFDPTNPKGQSGSSPFSNWRILISDSTNHETTFSKLPGDYVDPPGSEPVVLNEGNQRVIINIAGLRFETQLRTLNQFPETLLGDREKRMQFFDSMRNEYFFDRNRPSFDGILYYYQSGGKIRRPANVPIDVFADEISFYELGSEAMDQFREDEGFIKDPETLLPTNDFHQQFWLLFEYPESSSAARGVAVVSVLVVVISITIFCLETLPEFREDRELKVVRDPSLNTSKTFLSHAMFTDPFFMVESTCIVWFTFELVVRFVVCPSKTDFFRNIMNIIDIISIIPYFATLITELVQETEPSAQQNMSLAILRIIRLVRVFRIFKLSRHSKGLQILGQTLKASMRELGLLIFFLFIGVILFSSAIYFAEVDEPESHFSSIPDGFWWAVVTMTTVGYGDMCPTTPGGKIVGTLCAIAGVLTIALPVPVIVSNFNYFYHRETENEEKQNIPGEIDKILNSMGSRMGSTDSLSKTNGGCSAEKSRK, from the coding sequence ATGGATGCGCGTggctggaaagaaatggaggTTGCTCTGGTCAATTTTGATAACTCAGATGAAATCCAGGAAGAGCCAGACTATGCCACAGATTTTGACCCAACCAACCCAAAAGGCCAGTCTGGAAGCAGCCCCTTCTCCAACTGGAGGATCCTCATCAGTGACAGCACCAACCATGAGACGACCTTCTCTAAGCTCCCAGGAGACTATGTGGATCCCCCAGGGTCTGAGCCAGTGGTCTTGAATGAAGGGAACCAGCGGGTGATCATCAACATCGCTGGGCTGAGATTTGAAACCCAACTCAGAACCCTCAATCAGTTCCCAGAGACCCTCCTGGGAGACCGGGAGAAAAGGATGCAGTTCTTCGACTCCATGAGAAATGAGTATTTCTTTGACAGGAACCGGCCCAGTTTTGATGGAATCCTATATTATTACCAATCTGGTGGAAAAATCCGGCGCCCAGCCAATGTCCCTATCGATGTCTTTGCTGATGAGATCTCCTTCTATGAGCTGGGTAGCGAGGCCATGGACCAATTCCGGGAGGACGAAGGCTTCATCAAAGACCCCGAAACATTGCTCCCCACCAATGACTTCCACCAGCAGTTCTGGCTTCTCTTCGAGTATCCTGAGAGCTCCAGTGCTGCCCGTGGTGTAGCAGTGGTCTCTGTGCTGGTTGTGGTCATCTCCATCACAATCTTCTGCCTGGAGACACTACCTGAGTTCCGGGAGGATAGGGAGCTGAAGGTGGTAAGAGACCCCAGCCTCAACACAAGCAAGACATTCCTTTCCCACGCCATGTTCACTGACCCTTTCTTCATGGTAGAGTCCACCTGCATCGTATGGTTCACCTTTGAACTGGTGGTCCGGTTTGTGGTCTGCCCCAGCAAGACTGACTTCTTCAGGAACATCATGAACATTATCGATATCATCTCCATCATCCCCTACTTTGCAACCCTCATCACAGAGCTTGTCCAGGAGACAGAGCCGAGCGCCCAGCAGAACATGTCTCTGGCCATCCTGAGGATCATCCGGCTGGTGCGGGTCTTCCGCATCTTCAAGCTCTCCCGCCACTCCAAGGGGCTGCAGATTCTGGGGCAGACGCTGAAGGCTTCCATGCGGGAGTTGGGGCTgctcatcttcttcctcttcattgGAGTCATTCTCTTCTCCAGTGCAATCTACTTTGCTGAGGTAGATGAGCCAGAGTCCCATTTCTCTAGCATTCCTGATGGTTTCTGGTGGGCAGTGGTCACCATGACAACTGTGGGCTACGGAGACATGTGCCCAACAACCCCAGGAGGGAAAATTGTGGGCACTCTGTGTGCCATTGCAGGGGTCCTCACCATTGCCCTCCCTGTGCCTGTCATTGTCTCCAACTTTAACTACTTCTACCATCGGGAGACTGAGAATGAGGAGAAGCAAAACATCCCAGGAGAAATCGACAAAATCCTCAACAGCATGGGTTCAAGAATGGGCAGCACAGACTCTCTTAGTAAGACCAATGGTGGCTGCTCTGCAGAGAAGTCCAGGAAGTGA